GTATAGACCGCCCGCCCCACGCCGTTGCTGTCGATGTCGAACAGGGAACGCGAAAACTGCCAGTTCTCACGCGCCATGCGGCGCGTCAGGATCCGCATGAAGCTGAGACGGGACTGGTGCAACGAGCCGAGACGGCTGAGCCGCATGACCGTTGCCGGATCCCGCCGACCGCTGTGCGGTGGAGCCGGGTTCATCGGGATATGCTCCCGAAGTTTTCGGCGAAGAAACGGTACCAGTTTTCTCCCATGATGCCCGATATCTCGGCATCGTTCATCCCGACTGAGCGAAGACCGTCTTCAATATTGCCAAAATCCCGGTTGTCGCGAAACCAGCCCGGCATATCCGGGAACCCGGGCTTGGCAGCCGAGCCCTCACCGTAGTCGATTTCCTTGCTCCAACGGCCCACCCGCATCCATTCGACCACGCTGTCGGGCTGGTCCTGACACAGGTCCGTGCCGAGGCCGAGATGCTGGGAGCCGTATTTGTCGGCTGTCCGGGCGATCATCTCGCAAAAGCTCTCGAGTGTGCACTCGGACTTGTCCTTTAGGTGGTGCGGGTAGATCGAAAACCCCAGCATGCCGCCATTTCCGGTGACTGCCCGAAGGACATCTTCGCGCTTGTTCCTGAGCGCCGGCGCCCACTCGTGTGGATTGGCATGCGTGATTGCGATCGGCCGCTCGGACATCTCCGCCGCTTCGATTGTCGAGCGGTCGGCCGAGTGGCTCATGTCGACGACCAGGCCGACCCGGTTCATCTCCTTGATGACCTGCCGCCCCATGCGGGTGATGCCGGTGTCCTCGTTCTCATAGCAGCCTGTCGCAAGCAGCGACTGGTTGTTGTAGGTGAGCTGCATGAACCGTGCACCCAGTGTGTGCACGATCTCCACCAGCCCGATATCGTCCTCGATCGGCGACGGATTCTGGAAACCGAAAAAGACGGCCGTGCGCCCGGTCCGCCGCGCCTCATCGATATCCGAGGCCCATGCGCCCTTCATGATGAGATCGGGAAACTGCTCGAACCAGCGGTTCCACTTCTCGAAATTAAGCACGGTTTCCCGGAAATTTTCGTGGTAGG
This region of uncultured Roseibium sp. genomic DNA includes:
- a CDS encoding membrane dipeptidase, producing MRIDALQYADWSEKIFRQLREGGVDAIHVTVAYHENFRETVLNFEKWNRWFEQFPDLIMKGAWASDIDEARRTGRTAVFFGFQNPSPIEDDIGLVEIVHTLGARFMQLTYNNQSLLATGCYENEDTGITRMGRQVIKEMNRVGLVVDMSHSADRSTIEAAEMSERPIAITHANPHEWAPALRNKREDVLRAVTGNGGMLGFSIYPHHLKDKSECTLESFCEMIARTADKYGSQHLGLGTDLCQDQPDSVVEWMRVGRWSKEIDYGEGSAAKPGFPDMPGWFRDNRDFGNIEDGLRSVGMNDAEISGIMGENWYRFFAENFGSISR